The genomic stretch AGTTGGCAGTTTTTCGAACCTTCTTCATGCTAATTATTATTattgttggaaggtctatagcactagtgctgaaaggaaataacgataactaggaatgcattctgttcggtgatggtgattgatttattacgaacacagctgctacgaaggtatacctaagctctgcgcaaggtgggccgaagtcgggccgaagtgtccagcagccgacgtctctaccgatactcacgatccgacactggaagtcttttctttctgggtagctagtaactctgcttgtatcggtagtgacagtatgtgttgatggtaactgtgtgtagcatcaaccatcaaagcttgtcggcctctgcacccatccctctactcggactgtcagcttattgccgtcaataaagcgttcaagagcgcggtttggcgatgccttggtgaaggcgtctgcaggattgtcttcaccattgatccagcggatctccgtgatctcgcgacgctcatatgattggcgcagcgccatgatgtcgatcatgagacgcttttccttcgtcgtcccaagctttactaggcactcgtacaaggagtacgagtctgtacagataaccaagggaattgcaggtagtctaagtcgttctgtaactatcctcagcgtggttgcaactgcaatgcctatgtcaaagccgttgaccatgccgtagatctctgaggccagtacgctccgtgtgatgcgcttgcattttgtagagctgtagtggatcacgttgccctgtattgtgaaggtgttgacgtcaatagactcgttgacgagcataaggacaaagcctagctgtgagctgaggtccttgttgttggcaaaggagccatCCACAAAGACCATCAACTTGGCCTCCATAAGATTGACAGTGACGTAGCGCAGGCCACGATCgagattctccatctgccatttcaggcgtttgttgagtgccttgatgtcctcgtctgatggttgctgagCTTGAGCAGCGACGGACAGGTCAAATGacgcctctggttggcatgttgatgcgatgtacgctccgcgggcgcgctgctcggtgtactgttgcgcgcggtcgggtgccctgATATCCACAAgcctgatccttcctccttgtcctttctgcctaagggtcaagactctgctggcgtccatcgtgagtgtacatccattGAAGTCTAACTGCACTTCTGGTGTCAGCCTTGCTTTTGGCTTTGACCTGAActctgccttctggatcttcttctcttcacgTGACGAGAACGCTGGTGTCCCGAGCATGAGagtgtcgtctgtctgcatgccaacgatgccgaagatgccTGCGTCGTCTCTGTTCGTGATCAAtaggcatgggtcgtacgtcgatgttgccatgtccagttccttgcaatggtgtccgtgatacgttgtccaccagtggactcctgcctcagcgattccatacagcggcttgatcacatggagtagcgtgccttctggatatcgatggactagctcagtaggaagatgtgcgagtatcgtcctcttcagggTTGTCTGCGCCTGGGGATACGCCTGCGTAATGTCACGGAGCTCGATGTTCATTCCGCGTTGTACCATCtcgggcgccagcgacataatcaggcgctggctacatcgCTGTATGGTTGGAGATTGCGTCAGAATAGTCTCCTTGCCGTGGtcctggtagccttggataactaggcgggatttctcatagggcttggttgtctttcccttgacctcacgtactaggcgtgacttgaagatccggatcttgctgtgtagcctctcgtcgtattgctcaaatttaaagactccacgacctacgaggtcgctgatctcttggtcatcagacgctTCAAAGGGGGCGCCTGAGGTTGTGATCACTCCATCGTTtcgtagcttgatagctagctcaagatcgtcctgctccttcttggtgatgtacgcgtgcgccttccgcttgttctttgaccctggagggcggcctctcctgcgtggttgcactgccggtggtactgctaccggctcatgcggctcattcggcgcgtgtggcgcatcggGGTCGCTCCAAAGGTGGTCcggtctgtagtatggcttgacGACAGTGGATCTGAATGTCGTTGGACCATTGACCATGTCAACAGTGACGTTGTGGCCATctgtactggcgatcttgtacgggccattccagccatcactctctctccatactaagacttcgctctggagtgggagcgcgagcatgtctgcagtggctggtccattgcgggtgttcaaggcgtctgcaacttggtGCTCTGCCGTGATCTTGCGtagggctttcgtcgccttttgaatagcctcgctgcgctTGACCATTGACGGGGATGGCGGTGACTCtgcagtcattcgtgggtacgcTCCAAAGACCAGTAGCGTCGGGACTAGTCCATCGGGgccagcagtatcgttgacagccttcacagccatctggagaatcgcgtcgtcggacatagtgtcagtgagttctgcatagagtatgtcccatgcgcggcgtagaggtgcatggtacctctcagttttgccgatagaccagtgcgcctccgtaggtacttgcttgcatgtgactcccatgatctttgcttctgcgcggaaCTCTGTGCTTGCAAAGTTAGTGCCTGCGTCATGCGTGATAATGTCTGGTGGTCCTTGATacgtgtcgatccatagtatccgcagtgcttgccatgtttctttagctgagatagcgctaaggaacctcgcgccttgaaacgctgttgaggaatcgaccacatgcagtacaggtttgttgctcaggtacatcacatccaccaggatctcatagttgaagtggtgatcatccttgagagtgaatttgaatcggcgcggtgcggagctgtggagctggcagtggtggcagaacttagtgacttcttctagggttctttcttcgaagtcgttatggccagcatCCTTTAAGAGCTTAACAAGTCGCGtgacagctgggtgtccaaatcgtcgatggagccgtcgcaACTGTCTCTGTCAAGAACAcagttgctctctctcttttgttcagatggaaccaaggatgtccccatttgcgaattACAGGGATGTGTACGTCACCCTGGACTAGCTCATCTGTGGTGTTGTTAAAGTAGACCTTTAACctgtccatgtctgcaaggcacaataagaatggtgtaggtgCGTCAAGCACCTCAAAGTTGATCGTCCCAATGTCTGTAGAGACCTGTGCAGTGCCAATAGATGATGTAGCCTCGCCCTTGCCGAATTTGATAGATGCCTTTCCTGCTGTAGACGTATCCATCCTAACTGTAGGATCTTCCCTTGTGAGTGCAAGGTACTGCTCCTTGCCAACTGTGGATACGttggcagcgcctgtatccggTAGGATCCCTTGGTACACAGATCTTGTGTAGCGGTCTTCAAGCAGGAACTGTgacgctggcgctgatggcgcgtcttggcggtatacgtcgtcgccagagatgtggtgcaagaacgcctgatctgcaaggcattgctccgtGAAAAACTGCTGTTCAAGGTAtgcttccgcgacgtcgtcatcgtcgtcatcctcgcagtcttcctcctctctccagcctctctgattgtactggctagtgtgctcgatcccttcgtattctgcaagatgtacggagaagtccttgggGGGCTGTGTacctgtaaagtatagcgtagagaagaactgtgtacgggcagccttgcgctcttcgtctgtgtggttggtagaccagcatccttccttctggcaaacaaagcatttcttcctccagcgtggcttgaatcctcgtccgttgtcgtcgcgctgctcgcctcctcgatatgctcctctggatccgcctctgaatcctcctccacctcgagatccACCTCGGATTCTTCTattgccgttgtatcggcgaTCTAAGTAATATTGGTCCTCTGTGACCATCTGGGCAGTGTGTTGCCGTGCAAGGTGTGTCTCAACTGCAGAACGTAGGtctgagaagagtccttcacagattgtggctggtttgaacagtgccatctcaagctctggtactcctcggcaggcattgatgacagtggtacgtagggcatcctcgccctcaaagttcttgccaagggcacgctggcatagctgcagcttgtcaagcaggatctgcagaacctcgtgtagtcccttgtcggggttctctgtgcgggtgcgagcgaaggttgtagtcgtccagtctgtgtagtagtgctggtgatggacgtcatggtcgaagtggtttttgattgccatgtacgcatcagcaaagctgtcatctctctctacaacctgtatgtagaatgtctctgcacgtccggtaaggatacggggaaacactgcgtgaaactgctcttcttggatatctacctgccagcagatgctgaagaagatcttgatcttatcgtctaggagatcgtacgcattccctgtatacttgttgctattgtcccatagcttagagaactgcgtgatcgtattAGCGTCGAGTCGATCGTTGCGggaccatcgcggcggtagcgtcttgtacgggtcgTATGGTAGTTCGGGTGGTCTGTTAGGGACGCGGTTCGTTGGCTGTTGCGGAAATGGCGTGACTTCGCGATATGCAGTCGCTGGCGGCCGTGTCTGTAGTTGCGCACGCCCTTGTTGCGGCTGCGCGGCCTGCTCCCACAGTTGTCGATGCTGAGGCCCTTCTAGCGTACCGCTCATGTGTAGCGGCTGTTGTGGCTCTATTGTTTGGGAACGGCTCTggacgccttgtctcactctatactgctctTGTTGCTCGCCCTGCGACGGTCGTTGTAATTGCGACGGCTGTGGTACTTGCGGTGgctgttgtaattgcggcggttgttgtaattgcggcggttgttgtacttgcggtggttgttgtacagctgGATAGACTGTGTGCTGAGTGTCCTGTTGGCGTTTATTGCTCTGCTGGCGCTGGTACGCTTCGGACTGTTGGTCGAATttcatggctcgaaactctGCTGGTTCCCATTCAAGAGTATTCTCTATACCTAGAATGTTGTAGAGAGAGTCCGCCACCCTGGCGTGATtgttgccagtgtatactcCCCGGTGTCGTAGCACACTCTTAAGAGACCTTAGTGTACCACGCTCAACCTTGCTAAATAGCTCCTtcgtccatccttcaaagtcccatttgtagtcaatgaagaggtcatcgtcccaggccattgacacattgtagtcgtggatagctTTAGCGACCCACGTTGTTGCGTGTGTCTCATTTGCGTCCGCCGgtgcgggtacaccccagagagctgtattgatgaccttgagtgcaactgtgtatggacagtTTTCCATAAGTTGTTCCGCGGTAAATTTGGCCCATGGTGAGTCTGAGAGGTGTTCTGATTGCTCATTCTGTAGTTGATTCTGAGCTTCAGCAGAGTCTGCAGAGCTTATTTCGCTTTGGTTATCCGCCATCTTGCTAGCGGGTGTTGACGcgttgtcggtgttgttgtctcgctggttggtcgtgccagcgcttgttgttgtacgtgatcggatcgtccggagacgctcgtacggttgagttgtattgcgttgctgacgcgctcTGTGTTCGCGGATTAAGCTAAAccagcagctgtagagggAGGTTAAGAGTGCTTTGtgttatctctgcctcgctctgttcttagcacagaatcttctcccgggagtataacgtcgtgcgtcagggagttcgtcgaagatgcggtctgtctcttctaccttgctgtctgtgatcgccttaagcaatcactgatcagtgttggaaggtctatagcactagtgctgaaaggaaataacgataactaggaatgcattctgttcggtgatggtgattgatttattacgaacacagctgctacgaaggtatacctaagctctgcgcaaggtgggccgaagtcgggccgaagtgtccagcagccgacgtctctaccgatactcacgatccgacaattattattattattccatttaagtcctttttcagtcagagactatgtaggactgGGCCGGAGGCCGTTCTATCTGGTTTTGTTTATCGTACATTTTGGGTGTTTGTTTGGCTATGGCAGTTTAGGCTTGCTTCTAGCTAGACTCGGTGTCTAGCTGGTGCCtggtgctaaagagcagtttggtgaatagaaagagatgtatCAGCGGGCTCttatggcaaaggagaaggcagtgtttttagttttatacagtgtctctctgtgTGTCGTCTGTTAGCTGTCCTtggtaccattttcttgttcctattctaGTGCTAGTAATAAAAGCTAAAGTAGCTTCTATACCGGCGCTAGTATAGAGAAGTAGTAGTAGAGTAGCTGGTTAGTGATTAATTGCTTGTATGAGAGTTTTTCTTTCTGTTTTGTATAGAGAGCATTGTAAAAGTAGGTGCTCTGGTGTTTAGGTGTGCGAGCAGCTGCAGAGATTAGATTCTATTTTCTTGAATCTCTTTAAATAGGACCTaaagtatccgtgtcctatTTTAAGAGCatagaaggcgctagagaTTTCTCGATTGGTGCTGCGTGGTATTTGGatgtgaaggtcgtccgaagatgatcttgggttggttctcggggatagagtgatgcgatggacacgagggtgtatagcacgattggtagatcgatgtaatatacggggagttgagaatcaagtactaatccttagatttcaaagttgaacacaatgaaccgtaagggctcattgcctattGTTATATACTAACGAATGTCCTATGTCCTATACGTCCTACGTTGTCCTACACTGTCCCATGCGTGGGACATCGTGGTACATCGTGGGATTCCTTGGGACACACGTGACATGTCCCATGGTGGCGTTCCGCCAAGCTTTGTGGGATGCGGGGCAGGCTTACGTCATTGGTCCTTGTACACCTTTGTACGCCTTTGtctgagaagggattccgaCAAGGTCTCCATCCTTCTGCCCTTCATATCTTGCACTGTGTCCTCTCCTTAGGTTCGTAACACTATCCTCCCTCTCCTAATCTCATGTCCTCATGAGCTGACGTGTCATGGTTTCCAGAAGTACCGCCCATCGTCATACCCTTGGTGACCGAATCAACCTAGTCGGTACAATCGCGATGGTGTCTTGTCAATATTGTGCGAAGCGGGGGCTCGAGTGTCGGATGTCGTCGTTAAAGAAAGAATGTGGAAATTGTTATCGCAACGGTGTGAAGTCGTGCGTTCCTGTGGAAGTTCCTGTCCCGAACTTTGAAAAGTTGGACAAGGAGATGGCGCGTCTTGAACAACAAGAGGCCGAAGCGGATGCTGCAGAGTCTGCGGCATTGGATGCTTTGATGGCTGCGCGTGCGAAGAAGGATCGTCTTCGCAAGCAGCGTAAGCAGTTAAAGCGTCGTGAGCAAGAATGGGTTGATGAGTCGGGAAGGTTTGTTGAGGATATCGAGGCGTTGGAAGCGGTTGAGGCGTTGAATCGAGAGGTAGCGCATCTGGAAGACGGTCTTATGCCTGGTACTTTGGCATTGGATTGGGGCGTCTTCATGCCTACTTTCTCTGGGGATGATTCCGAGTTCGCCGGTCTTGATTACGGTGGTACTGCGCAAGTAGCTGGCGGCAGTTCGTAAGGTTTGTGTCCGGTTCCCAAGTGTTCTCGCTGTCTGGGTATCCTAACCATTTGACTAGGTATTCTGTGCCGTTGTCCACAACTCTGTGTGTGACAATGTTCTCGACTTCAAAttcgttttcttcttccgtTTCGTAGTGGAAGGTTTTCTGTAATGGCGTATCTGGGTGTGCTGGTTCTAAGAGGCTTACATGGAACCTGGGATGTATTCTAGCGTCTGGTGGAAGGTCGAGTGTGTACGTAACTGGTCCTTTCCGATTGAGAATCAAAAATGGTCCGACTTTGACGTTGTCGAGTCCTTTGCTTGGTCGTTTCGTGCGAAGATTCTTCGTGCGTAGATAAACTTTATCCCCCCTCTTTAGCTGAGGTGCCATTTTTCGTTTCTTGTTGACATATGAAATGCTTTGTCGTTGTGCTGTCTCGAGTTTGCTCTGTAGCAACTCATGTACTGCCTTCAGCTCCTCGGCTGTGGCGATAGCTGCTTCCGTTTTCTGGCTTGGAAGTGTGCGTGTAAAGAGATTTGGGTGTCTTCCGTGGTTTGCATAGAACGGAGTTTGTCCTGTAGACTCTGAAAGCTTGTTATTGTATGCCATTTGTGCCATAGGCAGAAGCGAAACCCAGTTGGTTTGCTGATGATTGACGTATATCCTGAGATATGCTTTCATGGTTCTGTTCGTTCTTTCTGTCTGTCCGTCTGTCTGCGGATGAAACGCTGTTGATAGCTTGCGTTTTGTACCGATCGCGGCCAAAAGTGTCGTCCAAAAGTTTGAAGTGAAGAGCTTGTCTCTGTCGCTTATAATTGACTTTGGGATGCCGTGATGTCTGATGATTCGATCGTTGATGATGTGAGCCAGATGTACTGCCGTGAAATCGTTTCTAAACGGGATGTACTCTGCTTGCTTGGTGAATCGATCGATTACAACGAGTATTGCGTTGTATCCTATGTTTGTCGCTGGGTCTCTTGAGACTGGTAAACCTGTGACAAAGTCCATAGAGATGTCTGCCCAAGGTTCTGTGGGTAGCTCTAATGCTTGCATCTCGCCGTAAGGTGCGTGTGTGTCGTGTTTGTTCTTCTGACATTCTGCACATTTTGCGATGAATGAGGTAACCTTTTCCTTCATTCCTGGGAACTCGTAGTTGCGTCTGATGAGTTCCATTGTTCTGGTAATGCCCGGGTGACCGTGTACAGGGTcgtcgtggtgttgttgaatAATTGCTTCTTGCAGTTCTTCCGGTACATTGTTTCCGATGTGAAGGATAGCGTTCAGTGTCTTTGCTGGTCCTAGCGATCCGTCCTTGTTAACCTTAAGTATCGCGGTGTCGATGACTTCCTTGGTGCCTGCGATATCTGGTCTTCGGCTGAGAGCGTCTGCTCTGCCgttctcttttcctggtgtGTACACAATCTTGAACTTGTATTGTCCGAGTAGTTCTGACCATCTTACTTGTCTGCGGTTGAGTACTTTGGTGGTCGTAAAGTTCACTAGATTTTTGTGATCTGTGTATATCGTAAGTTCCGAGCAGCTTTCTGCGTATACTCTCCAGTGTTGTAAGCATGCGACAATAGCTAGTAGCTCCTTGTCGTGAACGTCGTATCGTTCTTCTGGTCCTGAGAATTTGCGAGAGTAGTAGGCGATGGGGTGCCATTTGCCTTCGTGCAATTGGCTTGCGCATCCGCCTAGCGCGAGATCCGATGCGTCGGTCTCAAAGCGTAATGGGTGTCCTGCTTGGAATATTCGAAAGCATGGTGGTTCTATGCTTGCTTTCTTAAGCGTTTGGAATGCGTTCTCTGCTTCCTTGCTCCACTTAAAGGGTACGTCCTTTCTTGTGAGTTTTGTCAAAGGGATGGCGATGTTTGAGAAGTCCTTGATGAACTGTCGGTTGAAGTTCAAGAATCCTAAGAAGGACTGTATCTGTACAACTGTTGTCGGTGTTGGCCAATCCTTGATAACCTGAATTTTTTCTTCGCTCATTTGTACTCCGTCCGCTCCTACTACATAGCCTAAGAAGTTGACCTTAGTCTTGTGAAATTCACACTTCTCTGGTTTGAGTCGGAGGTTGAACTGCTCAAGGGCCCTTAGTACCGTCTTGACATGTTCAACATGGTCCTCTAAAGTCTCGGAGTAGACGAGAATGTCGTCTAGATAAGCTATGACAAAGATGTCTAGATGTGCTCTCAACACGTTGTTGATGAGTTCTTGGAATGTTGCTGGGGCGTTCGTGAGCCCAAACGGCATAACTGTGTATTCGTAGTGTCCGTATCTTGATCGGAACGCCGTTTTCCATTCCTCACCTTTCGCTATGCGAATCAGGTGGTATCCATCTCGAAGATCTAATGCTGTAAAGATCTTTGCGCGAGATAATCGATCCCGTAATTCTGTAATGTTCGGTAAGGGGTATCGATTCTTGATTGTGATGTCGTTGAGCTTGCGATAATCTACACATAGTCGTAGTTTTCCGTCTTTTTTCGGGACAAACATGATTGGATATCCTGCTGGTGACTTCGATGGTCGGATATATTTCTTTGCTAGGCTTGTCTTGATGTAGTCGCGTAACGTGCTCAATTCTTTTTCCGATAGTCCGTATATTGGGCCGAAAGTCGGTTTCTTTCCTTCCTGTAAGACAATCTTGTGGTCCCAGGGTTGGTGCTTTGGCAATGCTTGTTCATCTGCCACTTCCCGGAATAGATGTTCGAATTCTTTGTATTCTGCGGGGATCTTAGGAGTTGCGCGTTTCTCCAAAACTCTAGTCTGTCGACCCGGTGGCTCCGTTCCGGCGTCTGCTGAGTCGGACCCTTGTTTCTTAAGGCCGTCCTTTGTCGAGGCTCGCTTTTTCTTTGCGATGTTATTCAGTTTCCTCTCATCTACCATCGTACTCTGACAATGCGTAGGCTGGCTTGTGGTTGCGTCCGTTCCACAGCACTCGAATGAGAACGTCTTCGACTTCCAGTCGATCCGTGGGTTGTGTTCTCGTAACCATGGAAGTCCTAATATGATGTCGTGGGTAGCTAGTCCGAAGACATCTAGGTCTATCTTCTCTTGGTGTCCTTGGATGTTGAGCGTCACTTGTCTGACCTCGTGGGTGATCTCTTGTTCACCTGGCATTGGCTCTCCGTTGGCCACATGTAGTGGGTAAGCTTCTTGTTTCCGTAGCGGCTTCAGTCCGGCTGAAGACGCTGCGTGCGCTGAAACGTAGTTGGCTTGTGATCCCGAATCTACTAATGCCTTCATCCACCTCCCTTCAAGCTTCACCTGAAGCTTGATGAGGTCTAAGGAGTTTACTGAGTTAATCTCCTTGCCGGGCCGCTCTGGGCCGGGTGCTGGCCTAAAAAAGCCTGAtttccaaatccatggaaTCCTTTGGCTATCGCATGAAGGTCGCATTCTTTGCTAAGGCACGTTTGCCAGTTGGGTTGTTGACATTCCCAAGCGTCTCCTTCATCGTATTCTTTTAGCCATACTGTTTGCATCTGATCGATTTCTTCGGGGTTGTCGTGACCTGGGAAGTATGTTTTTTCCCTTTTGTCCCATAAATGTATTGGGCATAGGTCGTTTTTGCAGTCGAAGAATTGCCACTTGCAGCGGTACGATCGTTTGGTTTCTTCTGGGAACCATCCTGATCCGGACTTATCCGAGTAGTGTACTCTGCAATGGTCGTGAATGCATGTAACCCATGATAATTTCTCGTGTTCTGGGTTCCTAGGGTCCATCCAGTAGTCGTATTCCTTTGATCTACTGATGTCCTTGGCCTTTCTCTTGTGGCcgtgttggaaggtcttcCAATTGTTCCTGGTCTGGCAGAGTTCgtcgtagatctcttgcttcTCTTTTTCCGAGATTGGCAACGTTGGTTCTTCCCATGATTGAATTGCGTCTTCGATCCAGCTTAGTTCCCATGTTGTTGGTAGGAACTTCAATATTTCGGTTGAAATGGTTTCCTTATTTTGTTGTACTTCTAGTGACAATCGGTAGAAGTCTTGTCGCATAGCAGCCATAATGTTGGGTTCCTCGCAGGCGTACTCGATGTTAGCCTTGTTGAGGTGTCGTAGTAGCTGGTTGATTTGTCCTGCGAGCTTGTAGAACTCTTCTTCCTGTACATAAGGTGTGGATGGCCTGTTGATTTCTTCGAACGTGGCCATCTTGCCGAATTTGGTCTGGTCGATTTCCGTAGCCTCTAAGTCCTTGGACTCATCTTCGAGCATGTCGTACTCCGAAGTGGgctgttcttcttctgaGTCTGATTCCACGAGTGTGAGGTTATCCAATCCCAAAACGCTTTCCTGCGTGTTGATTTCGATGGTTGGTTTAGATATGACATTCCATGTCTCGTGTCGCTCAGTGGGTACTGCTTTGTGGATAACGTTGAGTTGTCTAACCACCTTGTTCTTGCTGTGGCAGTCCCTAGCCATGTGACCTTTCTTGTCACAGTTATAACAAGTGATCTCCTTCTTGTTAtacggcttcttcttgtcgttCCTGCCGAAACTCTTGCctttgttgatgttgtccaGTTGCATTGCATCAGGGTCGTGCCAGTTGTTACCGGCGGAGGGTACAACACCTCCAGGTGTCGTCCGATATCCTGGTTTCTTCTTAAAGAATCGTCCCTTTGTGCGTTGCACTGACTGGTTGGCTCTAACCGGTCGGATTTCCTGCTGCAATTCGTAGAGTGCGTTGTCGATACGAATTGATTCTCGGATGAGATCCTGTAGTTTGTTGATTGCCACGCCGCTTCGCATAAGCTCTTCTTTGACTCTTTCCTTAAGTCCTTGTCGGTACATAACCCTTAATGCCTTGTCGTCCCAGTCGGTCTTCAGGGCATGTCCCTGGAAGATACTGGCGTAGTCGGCGACTGATTGGGTTTGTTTGAGCTGTTGGATTGCACGATCTGCCTTAGATTCTTCGTTGATGACTCCGAATTGCTGTCTAAGCTTGTCTTTGAAGGTTGGATGGTCTTCAAACATTCGTTCaatatcgtcgtcgtcatcgttgtcgtccaTGTATTTGTTGAGGTAAGGCttgatccaggtggcggCAGTTCCTCGCATGTAACTTGCCATGAGCAGTCCACGATCAGTAGGGTCGAccttctcatcttcaaaCCTGAAGAAGAGATCGAACTGGAGAATCCAGTCTTCGAGCTTGTGTCGATCGCCGTGAAATAGATCGGGTCTGGCCACCTTGGTGCGGCTTGACGAAGTTTCGTTAGGTGTGTTCATCGGGGTGTCACTCATCTTGAGGGTGTTCAAagtgtgaaggtcgtccgaagatgatcttgggttggttctcggggatagagtgatgcgatggacacgagggtgtatagcacgattggtagatcgatgtaatatacggggagttgagaatcaagtactaatccttagatttcaaagttgaacacaatgaaccgtaagggctcattgcctattGTTATATACTAACGAATGTCCTATGTCCTATACGTCCTACGTTGTCCTACACTGTCCCATGCGTGGGACATCGTGGTACATCGTGGGATTCCTTGGGACACACGTGACATGTCCCATGGTGGCGTTCCGCCAAGCTTTGTGGGATGCGGGGCAGGCTTACGTCATTGGTCCTTGTACACCTTTGTACGCCTTTGtctgagaagggattccgaCAAGGTCTCCATCCTTCTGCCCTTCATATCTTGCACTGTGTCCTCTCCTTAGGTTCGTAACATTGGATTGTTTTTTGGATTTTGAGTGGGAATTTTGCTGAGTAGGTCTTTTTGTTTAGATTAGTTGCTCTTGTTTTGTATTTTTGGTACTCTTGGCATTGTTCGGTTTGTTCGATCTTTTTAATAACAgtgcctaggtaggcaatgctTTTTGTTGATGATTGTGGGACTTCTTTAGTAGCTTCTTTTGCAaggtagtctgctctttTATTCCCTACTATGTCTGTGTGTCCGGGTGCCCACAGTAAGTGGATAGTAGCCTGTTTTTGTCGGATTGTTTTTGCTGCTTTTAGGCATCGTAGTTGCCATTGTTGTCCTAGGTTATCTAATAGGTTTTTAAGCCTATAGATTGCTGCCTAATTGTCTGCGTAGATCTCGAATTCTTAGTC from Pyrenophora tritici-repentis strain M4 chromosome 1, whole genome shotgun sequence encodes the following:
- a CDS encoding HrpB7 domain containing protein, whose translation is MARLEQQEAEADAAESAALDALMAARAKKDRLRKQRKQLKRREQEWVDESGRFVEDIEALEAVEALNREVAHLEDGLMPGTLALDWGVFMPTFSGDDSEFAGLDYGGTAQVAGGSS
- a CDS encoding Med15 multi-domain protein; translation: MADNQSEISSADSAEAQNQLQNEQSEHLSDSPWAKFTAEQLMENCPYTVALKVINTALWGVPAPADANETHATTWVAKAIHDYNVSMAWDDDLFIDYKWDFEGWTKELFSKVERGTLRSLKSVLRHRGVYTGNNHARVADSLYNILGIENTLEWEPAEFRAMKFDQQSEAYQRQQSNKRQQDTQHTVYPAVQQPPQVQQPPQLQQPPQLQQPPQVPQPSQLQRPSQGEQQEQYRVRQGVQSRSQTIEPQQPLHMSGTLEGPQHRQLWEQAAQPQQGRAQLQTRPPATAYREVTPFPQQPTNRVPNRPPELPYDPYKTLPPRWSRNDRLDANTITQFSKLWDNSNKYTGNAYDLLDDKIKIFFSICWQVDIQEEQFHAVFPRILTGRAETFYIQVVERDDSFADAYMAIKNHFDHDVHHQHYYTDWTTTTFARTRTENPDKGLHEVLQILLDKLQLCQRALGKNFEGEDALRTTVINACRGVPELEMALFKPATICEGLFSDLRSAVETHLARQHTAQMVTEDQYYLDRRYNGNRRIRGGSRGGGGFRGGSRGAYRGGEQRDDNGRGFKPRWRKKCFVCQKEGCWSTNHTDEERKAARTQFFSTLYFTGTQPPKDFSQFFTEQCLADQAFLHHISGDDVYRQDAPSAPASQFLLEDRYTRSVYQGILPDTGAANVSTVGKEQYLALTREDPTVRMDTSTAGKASIKFGKGEATSSIGTAQVSTDIGTINFEVLDAPTPFLLCLADMDRLKVYFNNTTDELVQGDVHIPLRRLHRRFGHPAVTRLVKLLKDAGHNDFEERTLEEVTKFCHHCQLHSSAPRRFKFTLKDDHHFNYEILVDVMYLSNKPVLHVVDSSTAFQGARFLSAISAKETWQALRILWIDTYQGPPDIITHDAGTNFASTEFRAEAKIMGVTCKQVPTEAHWSIGKTERYHAPLRRAWDILYAELTDTMSDDAILQMAVKAVNDTAGPDGLVPTLLVFGAYPRMTAESPPSPSMVKRSEAIQKATKALRKITAEHQVADALNTRNGPATADMLALPLQSEVLVWRESDGWNGPYKIASTDGHNVTVDMVNGPTTFRSTVVKPYYRPDHLWSDPDAPHAPNEPHEPVAVPPAVQPRRRGRPPGSKNKRKAHAYITKKEQDDLELAIKLRNDGVITTSGAPFEASDDQEISDLVGRGVFKFEQYDERLHSKIRIFKSRLVREVKGKTTKPYEKSRLVIQGYQDHGKETILTQSPTIQRCSQRLIMSLAPEMVQRGMNIELRDITQAYPQAQTTLKRTILAHLPTELVHRYPEGTLLHVIKPLYGIAEAGVHWWTTYHGHHCKELDMATSTYDPCLLITNRDDAGIFGIVGMQTDDTLMLGTPAFSSREEKKIQKAEFRSKPKARLTPEVQLDFNGCTLTMDASRVLTLRQKGQGGRIRLVDIRAPDRAQQYTEQRARGAYIASTCQPEASFDLSVAAQAQQPSDEDIKALNKRLKWQMENLDRGLRYVTVNLMEAKLMVFVDGSFANNKDLSSQLGFVLMLVNESIDVNTFTIQGNVIHYSSTKCKRITRSVLASEIYGMVNGFDIGIAVATTLRIVTERLRLPAIPLVICTDSYSLYECLVKLGTTKEKRLMIDIMALRQSYERREITEIRWINGEDNPADAFTKASPNRALERFIDGNKLTVRVEGWVQRPTSFDG